In the Alphaproteobacteria bacterium genome, one interval contains:
- a CDS encoding small ribosomal subunit Rsm22 family protein: protein MLPLSLQDRIQSLLKTSELKSSLITAREKLTMRYREKNGGGFASSSEALAYVAARLPATFAAMQAVLPQVPLQDISTILDLGAGPGTAALAAGLQWPEAERVHLVERDGFMSEVSQKLLQDLPETNHQTLTFQCANLLTHSLQTRFDLILLSYVLNELSPEDQTDVLKKAWSATEKGLVIVVPGTPLAYKQLMDLRDLLIAEGAFIAAPCPHHDACPLKEGDWCHFSTRLSRPAFHREIKKVSLPYEDEKYSFLVALRDPVARAQARIIRKPILRSGHVTLDLCTHNGLKRQTVSKKDKALYKQATKVVWGNSWKG, encoded by the coding sequence TTGCTCCCCCTCTCGCTTCAGGATCGCATTCAATCTCTTCTTAAAACATCCGAGCTCAAATCCTCTCTCATTACAGCCCGGGAGAAGCTGACGATGCGCTATCGAGAGAAGAATGGCGGTGGATTTGCTTCCTCATCTGAGGCCCTTGCTTATGTTGCCGCAAGGCTGCCCGCTACGTTTGCCGCGATGCAAGCAGTTTTACCTCAAGTTCCCCTACAAGACATTTCTACTATATTGGATTTAGGTGCCGGACCTGGTACCGCTGCTTTGGCAGCTGGCCTTCAGTGGCCGGAAGCCGAAAGGGTTCATTTGGTTGAAAGGGATGGTTTTATGAGTGAGGTGTCGCAAAAGCTCCTTCAAGACCTACCAGAGACGAACCACCAGACACTTACTTTCCAATGTGCAAACCTCTTAACTCATTCTTTGCAGACGCGCTTTGATCTGATTCTCTTGTCATACGTGTTAAATGAACTTTCTCCAGAAGACCAAACGGATGTTTTGAAGAAAGCTTGGTCCGCAACAGAAAAAGGGCTGGTTATTGTGGTACCCGGAACACCCCTCGCGTACAAACAATTGATGGATTTGCGAGATCTCCTCATTGCTGAAGGTGCCTTTATTGCAGCACCCTGTCCACATCATGATGCTTGCCCATTGAAAGAAGGGGATTGGTGTCATTTTTCAACGCGCTTATCACGCCCCGCTTTTCATCGTGAAATTAAAAAGGTTTCACTACCGTACGAAGATGAAAAATACAGCTTTCTTGTAGCATTACGTGATCCTGTGGCGAGGGCTCAAGCTCGGATCATTCGAAAACCAATATTACGCTCTGGTCATGTAACTTTAGATTTATGTACCCACAATGGGCTGAAACGCCAAACCGTTTCCAAAAAGGATAAGGCTTTGTATAAACAAGCCACGAAGGTTGTTTGGGGGAATAGCTGGAAAGGGTGA
- the iscU gene encoding Fe-S cluster assembly scaffold IscU, protein MAYSSKVIDHYENPRNVGAFDKNDSSIGTGLVGAPACGDVMKLQIKVNKNGIIEDAKFKTFGCGSAIASSSLITEWVKGKTLGEAQAIRNTEVAQALALPPVKIHCSILAEDAVKAAIADYQAKAGKPEGPTV, encoded by the coding sequence ATGGCCTATAGTAGCAAAGTTATCGATCACTATGAAAATCCCCGCAACGTTGGGGCATTTGATAAAAATGACTCGTCTATTGGAACGGGACTCGTTGGAGCCCCAGCTTGTGGCGATGTGATGAAACTTCAAATCAAGGTAAACAAAAACGGCATTATCGAAGATGCGAAGTTTAAGACCTTTGGTTGTGGATCCGCCATTGCCTCCAGCTCCCTCATCACAGAATGGGTGAAGGGCAAAACTCTGGGAGAAGCCCAAGCGATTCGAAACACCGAAGTCGCTCAAGCCCTAGCTTTACCTCCTGTTAAGATTCACTGCTCTATTTTAGCAGAAGATGCAGTAAAAGCAGCCATTGCAGATTACCAGGCCAAGGCTGGTAAACCCGAAGGACCGACAGTATAG
- the hscB gene encoding Fe-S protein assembly co-chaperone HscB, with the protein MSNQTLNPFELLGLEPTFDVVPTLLDKAYFSRQTLSHPDRFIYHTEPERLAASNQASALNHAYETLKNPALRAKALLKLRGIDFGDDPSKTVQDPIILEEMMDLQEKIEEAASPDDFKRIESQIQERLKDVMTAFSSSLQKDQDKDLLRGYLTLTYLSKMIGDLKTRQRQSSVKVL; encoded by the coding sequence ATGTCTAATCAGACCCTGAACCCTTTTGAATTGCTCGGATTAGAACCAACCTTTGATGTTGTACCAACCTTACTTGATAAGGCTTATTTTTCCAGGCAAACCCTCTCTCATCCAGATCGTTTTATTTATCATACAGAACCAGAACGCCTTGCTGCATCTAACCAAGCTTCCGCTTTAAATCATGCTTATGAGACCTTAAAAAATCCCGCTTTGCGGGCGAAAGCTCTCTTAAAACTGCGCGGCATTGACTTCGGAGATGACCCCAGTAAGACTGTTCAGGATCCCATTATCCTGGAAGAAATGATGGATTTGCAAGAAAAGATAGAGGAAGCAGCCTCCCCAGACGATTTTAAACGCATTGAGAGCCAAATTCAGGAACGATTAAAGGATGTTATGACGGCCTTTTCAAGCTCCTTACAAAAGGATCAAGACAAGGATCTCTTAAGGGGGTACTTAACACTGACCTATCTGTCGAAAATGATCGGGGATTTAAAAACCCGTCAGCGACAATCCTCTGTCAAAGTTCTATAG
- the hscA gene encoding Fe-S protein assembly chaperone HscA, which yields MLLQITEPNRNLVQEKLSQALAIGIDLGTTNSVVAICENQKPVIITDAEGTGLLPSVVAYLKGKAPIVGEEALSLIDEVPDHVVTSSKRLMGRSTQEALTSAGKFTPTQNEQATDTMVQLKIGETTKTPVEVASDILRTLKQRAETSLKQAIEKAVITVPAYFDEAARQATKDAANLAGLKVLRLINEPTAAALAYGLDQGLEGIYAVYDLGGGTFDISLLNMTKGVFQVLATGGDVTLGGDDIDRLLVEYFHHLSPEIDLTPALYKQALKTMRSAKEYLTHQDCGMWALPGGKDFPLDRSTLENLSAPLVEKTIDICRQVLIDADLSPQDLKGVVLVGGATRMPLIEGRVTEFFGQDPLNHVNPDEVVALGAALQAEALTKGTDTLLLDVTPLSLGLETMGGIVEKLIPRNTPIPATFSQEFTTYQDGQTMMKIHILQGERELVENCRSLGEFTLNGIPPMVAGAARIMVTLMVDVDGLLTVSATEKTTNTRQEVTLKPSYGLSEEDYRRILAENIIHGEGDIKNRLLIETKVKAQQLLHQLDTAIKVDGDLLSTVERETLVRAMEALEQRLTDADQDVIVERQKMLESMSVPFATRRVKRLVGEAADGLSPAKE from the coding sequence ATGCTTTTACAAATTACAGAACCAAACAGAAATCTCGTACAGGAAAAATTGTCTCAAGCTCTTGCGATTGGGATAGACCTAGGTACCACAAATTCCGTTGTCGCGATTTGTGAAAATCAAAAACCAGTCATCATAACGGACGCTGAAGGAACGGGCCTTCTTCCTTCCGTTGTTGCTTATCTTAAAGGGAAAGCACCCATCGTTGGAGAAGAAGCTCTTAGCCTCATTGATGAAGTGCCTGATCATGTCGTAACCTCCTCAAAACGCCTCATGGGAAGATCTACACAAGAAGCCCTCACGAGTGCGGGAAAATTCACACCCACCCAAAATGAACAAGCCACAGACACAATGGTGCAATTAAAAATTGGGGAGACGACAAAAACACCTGTTGAAGTCGCAAGCGACATTTTGCGGACACTCAAACAACGTGCAGAAACGTCTTTAAAGCAAGCCATTGAAAAAGCTGTCATTACCGTTCCAGCTTATTTCGATGAAGCTGCGCGACAAGCAACAAAGGATGCAGCAAACCTTGCAGGATTGAAAGTCTTACGGCTCATTAACGAACCAACAGCGGCCGCGCTCGCCTATGGTTTAGATCAAGGGCTGGAAGGCATTTATGCTGTCTATGATTTGGGGGGAGGGACATTCGATATCTCCCTTTTAAACATGACAAAAGGGGTCTTTCAAGTGCTGGCAACAGGGGGCGATGTCACACTTGGCGGAGACGATATTGATCGTTTGCTCGTGGAGTATTTTCATCATTTATCTCCGGAAATTGATCTCACCCCAGCGCTTTACAAACAAGCCTTGAAAACCATGCGATCTGCAAAAGAATATTTAACTCATCAAGATTGTGGAATGTGGGCCTTGCCTGGCGGGAAGGACTTTCCATTGGATCGATCGACCCTTGAAAACTTGAGCGCACCCCTCGTCGAGAAAACAATAGACATTTGTCGCCAAGTATTGATTGATGCAGACTTAAGCCCCCAAGACCTGAAAGGTGTCGTCCTTGTAGGAGGCGCCACCCGCATGCCCCTTATCGAAGGACGTGTCACGGAATTTTTTGGGCAAGATCCCTTAAACCATGTAAACCCTGATGAAGTTGTTGCTCTTGGCGCAGCCTTACAAGCGGAAGCGTTGACAAAGGGCACCGACACACTGCTTTTGGATGTAACACCGTTATCCTTAGGTTTAGAAACGATGGGCGGCATTGTCGAGAAACTCATTCCCCGAAACACCCCTATCCCAGCAACTTTTTCACAAGAGTTTACCACTTACCAAGATGGTCAGACCATGATGAAAATTCACATTCTTCAAGGAGAGCGAGAGCTGGTCGAAAATTGTCGGTCTTTGGGCGAATTTACATTGAATGGGATTCCCCCCATGGTTGCAGGAGCCGCCCGAATTATGGTTACCCTTATGGTGGATGTGGATGGATTGCTCACCGTCAGTGCCACTGAAAAAACAACAAATACACGCCAAGAAGTCACTCTCAAACCCTCCTATGGGTTAAGCGAGGAAGATTACCGACGCATTTTGGCTGAAAACATCATTCATGGGGAAGGCGACATCAAAAATCGTCTCTTAATCGAAACAAAAGTCAAAGCACAACAGTTGCTTCACCAGCTGGATACGGCTATTAAAGTAGATGGAGATTTGTTATCAACCGTTGAACGAGAAACTTTAGTTAGGGCCATGGAGGCTTTGGAGCAACGCTTGACAGATGCAGATCAAGACGTCATTGTGGAGCGACAAAAAATGTTAGAGTCTATGAGTGTTCCTTTCGCAACGCGACGCGTTAAACGCCTGGTTGGCGAAGCCGCCGATGGCCTTTCGCCCGCAAAAGAGTAA
- a CDS encoding ferredoxin family 2Fe-2S iron-sulfur cluster binding protein yields the protein MPNMTFITPSGDRVEVDAPIGLSVLEIAHRNKVELEGACEGSLACSTCHVIIEPEWYDLLSGATEDEEDMLDLAFGLTQTSRLGCQIIMTEELNGLVVRLPAATRNMML from the coding sequence ATGCCGAATATGACATTCATAACCCCGTCCGGAGATCGCGTTGAAGTTGATGCGCCCATTGGGTTGTCCGTCCTTGAAATTGCCCATCGTAATAAAGTCGAGCTAGAAGGTGCCTGTGAAGGTTCTCTTGCTTGTTCAACCTGTCACGTAATTATTGAACCCGAATGGTATGACCTCCTTTCAGGTGCCACTGAGGATGAGGAAGACATGTTAGATTTGGCCTTTGGTTTGACGCAAACCTCCCGGTTAGGGTGTCAAATTATCATGACAGAGGAACTCAATGGCCTCGTCGTCCGTTTGCCAGCCGCTACCCGCAACATGATGTTATAG
- a CDS encoding ferric reductase-like transmembrane domain-containing protein translates to MTTRLSPLFKTYHVWIWTHLGAVIMASMLLIDPKYWKVLTPYSGYFSVGFLITVLSLSPLKKLFPKWMLITLLNRHRQEFGVACFFYATIHIICFVIKRGGILETLPYALHPAIAPVMLIGYPILFLLAITSNKYSSRKLTFLKWKKLHKKVYIAEAAVIIHMILVGQKFWAAVLFTPLLILQFLRIKKK, encoded by the coding sequence ATGACCACGAGACTATCACCTCTATTTAAGACCTACCACGTGTGGATATGGACGCACCTCGGCGCTGTAATCATGGCATCAATGCTCCTTATTGATCCTAAGTATTGGAAGGTTCTGACCCCCTATTCAGGCTATTTTTCGGTAGGATTCTTAATCACCGTCTTATCTTTAAGCCCTCTCAAAAAACTCTTCCCGAAATGGATGCTCATCACCCTTTTAAATCGACATCGTCAAGAATTCGGCGTGGCCTGTTTTTTTTACGCAACAATCCACATCATTTGCTTTGTTATTAAAAGAGGTGGCATCCTAGAGACCCTGCCCTACGCCCTTCATCCCGCCATTGCGCCAGTGATGTTGATTGGATACCCAATCCTCTTTCTTCTCGCTATAACGAGCAATAAGTATAGTTCTAGGAAGCTTACCTTTCTAAAGTGGAAAAAATTGCATAAAAAGGTTTATATCGCTGAAGCCGCCGTGATTATTCATATGATTCTTGTTGGACAAAAGTTTTGGGCAGCCGTCCTCTTTACCCCCCTTTTAATCTTGCAATTCTTAAGAATAAAGAAAAAATAA
- a CDS encoding iron-sulfur cluster assembly accessory protein, with protein MKEAPITLTDAAFDRVQALLAQRGKPSAGIRISIRTKGCSGLSYSIEYADEKNPMDEMMEVNGVTILIDPKAILFILGTEMDYVEEKMQSGFVFRNPNAKGHCGCGKSFHV; from the coding sequence ATGAAAGAAGCCCCAATTACATTAACGGATGCAGCCTTCGATCGTGTGCAAGCTTTGCTGGCTCAGCGGGGGAAGCCATCCGCTGGGATTCGCATTAGCATTCGCACAAAAGGGTGTTCTGGGCTATCCTATTCCATAGAATATGCAGACGAGAAAAATCCAATGGATGAAATGATGGAAGTGAATGGGGTGACGATACTGATTGATCCAAAGGCAATCCTCTTTATCTTGGGTACTGAAATGGATTACGTGGAAGAAAAAATGCAGTCTGGGTTTGTCTTTCGAAACCCCAATGCAAAAGGCCATTGTGGTTGTGGAAAGTCCTTCCATGTCTAA
- a CDS encoding IscS subfamily cysteine desulfurase, with protein sequence MTATQQIYLDYQATTPCDPRVVEKMLPFFTTNFGNPHSRNHPHGWAAEEAIEVARAQVAALIGADPREIIFTSGATESNNLALKGVSGFYREKKNHIITCVTEHKCVLDSCRHLEQEGFSITYLPVTPSGLIDLDVLRKSIRPETVMVSIMAVNNEIGIIQPMVEIGKICREAGVFFHTDAAQAVGKIPMDVEAMNIDLMSISGHKIYGPKGIGALYVRRKPRVRLQAIINGGGQERGMRSGTLPTPLCVGLGEACTIAKREMETEATHIKALSNRLYQGLTKQLKDVHLNGEGAPRIPGNLNLSFAYVEGEGLMMGIKDLSVSSGSACTSSSLEPSYVLRALGVEEEMAHTSIRFGIGRFTTESEIDTAIEQVVSAVTRLREMSPLWEMVQEGIDLRDIKWSEH encoded by the coding sequence ATGACAGCAACACAACAAATCTACCTGGACTACCAGGCAACCACCCCTTGTGACCCACGGGTCGTTGAAAAGATGTTGCCTTTTTTTACAACAAACTTTGGCAACCCACATTCACGAAACCATCCCCATGGCTGGGCCGCTGAAGAGGCCATCGAGGTGGCAAGAGCTCAAGTAGCCGCGCTTATTGGCGCGGATCCGCGGGAAATTATTTTCACAAGCGGTGCCACGGAATCAAATAACTTAGCCTTAAAAGGCGTGAGTGGATTTTATCGGGAAAAGAAAAACCACATCATCACTTGTGTCACAGAACATAAGTGTGTGTTGGACAGCTGCCGTCACCTTGAACAGGAAGGCTTTTCCATAACCTATTTGCCGGTCACACCAAGTGGGCTCATCGATTTGGATGTTTTACGAAAGAGCATTCGCCCCGAAACAGTCATGGTTTCTATTATGGCGGTGAACAATGAGATCGGCATCATCCAACCCATGGTGGAAATCGGAAAAATATGTCGAGAAGCGGGCGTATTCTTTCACACGGATGCAGCGCAAGCGGTTGGTAAAATCCCGATGGATGTTGAGGCCATGAACATTGATTTGATGAGCATCTCGGGCCATAAGATTTATGGTCCCAAAGGCATCGGCGCCCTTTATGTTCGCCGCAAACCGCGGGTCCGTCTCCAAGCTATTATTAATGGGGGTGGACAGGAGCGGGGCATGCGATCCGGCACTCTCCCGACCCCTTTATGTGTTGGTTTGGGCGAAGCTTGCACCATTGCGAAGCGTGAAATGGAAACAGAGGCAACACATATAAAAGCGTTGAGCAATCGTCTTTATCAAGGGCTGACGAAGCAATTGAAGGATGTCCATTTGAATGGAGAGGGCGCGCCACGTATCCCTGGGAATTTGAATTTAAGTTTCGCTTATGTTGAAGGGGAAGGCCTCATGATGGGCATCAAAGACCTATCTGTATCCTCAGGCTCCGCCTGCACCTCATCCTCCCTTGAGCCTTCTTATGTGTTGAGAGCGCTCGGTGTGGAAGAAGAAATGGCCCACACCTCTATTCGGTTTGGAATTGGGCGCTTCACCACAGAATCTGAAATAGATACGGCGATTGAACAAGTTGTTTCCGCTGTGACGCGCTTGCGCGAAATGAGTCCCCTTTGGGAAATGGTTCAAGAAGGCATCGACTTAAGAGATATCAAATGGTCAGAACATTAA